In a genomic window of Rhinolophus ferrumequinum isolate MPI-CBG mRhiFer1 chromosome 2, mRhiFer1_v1.p, whole genome shotgun sequence:
- the POFUT2 gene encoding LOW QUALITY PROTEIN: GDP-fucose protein O-fucosyltransferase 2 (The sequence of the model RefSeq protein was modified relative to this genomic sequence to represent the inferred CDS: inserted 4 bases in 4 codons), which yields MAALGVVCLLLGAASWPSASASGEEFWPGQSAADILSGAASRRRYLLYDVNPPEGFNLRRDVYIRIASLLKTLLKTEEWVLVLPPWGRLYHWQSPDIHQVRIPWSDFFDLPSLNRNIPVIEYEQFIAESGGPFIDQVYVLQGYAEGWKEGTWEEKVDDRSCIDPPLYSQDKHEYYRGWFWGYEETRGLNVSCLSVQGSASVIAPVLLRNTSARSVMLDRAENLLHDHYGGKEYWDTRRSMVXAKPLRAVGDEFRSKYLNSTDEADRIPFQEDWTKMKVKLGSSLGGPYLGVHLRRKDFIWGHREDVPSLGGAVKKIRSLMETHGLGKVFVATDAVRTEYEELKRLLPEMVRFEPTWXELELYKDGGVAIIDQWVCSHARFFIGTSVSTFXFRIHEEREXLGLDPSTTYNRFCGDQETVCEQPTHWRIAY from the exons ATGGCGGCGCTCGGCGTCGTCTGCCTGCTGCTCGGGGCGGCGTCCTGGCCGTCGGCCTCGGCCTCGGGCGAGGAGTTCTGGCCCGGCCAGTCGGCGGCGGACATCCTGTCGGGGGCGGCGTCCCGCAGACG GTATCTGCTGTATGACGTCAACCCCCCGGAGGGCTTCAACCTGCGCAGGGATGTCTACATCCGCATTGCGTCCCTCCTGAAGACGCTGCTGAAGACTGAGGAGTGGGTGCTGGTGCTGCCTCCGTGGGGCCGCCTCTACCACTGGCAGAGCCCGGACATTCACCAGGTCCGGATTCCCTGGTCCGACTTTTTCGATCTTCCAAGTCTCAATAGAAACATCCCGGTCATTGAGTACGAGCAGTTCATTGCAG AGTCCGGCGGGCCCTTCATCGACCAGGTTTATGTTCTGCAAGGTTACGCAGAAGGGTGGAAAGAGGGCACCTGGGAGGAGAAGGTTGACGACCGGTCCTGCATCGACCCGCCGCTGTACTCACAGGACAAGCACGAGTACTACAG GGGATGGTTTTGGGGATATGAAGAAACGAGGGGTCTGAACGTCTCCTGTCTGTCTGTTCAGGGGTCGGCTTCTGTCATTGCACCTGTGCTTCTGAGGAACACGTCGGCACG GTCGGTGATGCTGGACAGAGCCGAGAACCTCCTGCACGACCACTACGGAGGCAAGGAGTACTGGGAC ACTCGCAGGAGCATGG TTGCCAAGCCGCTGCGGGCCGTAGGTGACGAGTTCAGAAGCAAATACCTTAACTCCACCGACGAGGCCGACAGGATCCCCTTCCAGGAGGACTGGACCAAGATGAAG GTCAAGCTGGGCTCCTCGCTGGGGGGCCCGTACCTCGGCGTTCACCTGAGAAGGAAGGATTTCATCTGGGGACACCGGGAGGATGTGCCCAGTCTGGGTGGAGCTGTGAAGAAGATCCGCAGCCTCATGGAGACCCATGGGCTGGGCAAGGTGTTTGTGGCCACCGACGCCGTCAGGACAG AGTATGAGGAGCTCAAGAGGCTGTTACCCGAGATGGTGAGGTTTGAGCCCACGT AAGAGCTGGAGCTCTACAAGGACGGCGGCGTGGCCATCATCGATCAGTGGGTCTGCTCGCATGCCAG GTTCTTCATCGGCAcgtctgtgtccacat ctttCCGGATTCACGAGGAGAGAG TCCTGGGCCTGGACCCCAGCACGACGTACAACCGGTTTTGTGGGGACCAGGAGACAGTGTGTGAGCAGCCCACGCACTGGAGGATCGCGTACTGA